The proteins below come from a single Miscanthus floridulus cultivar M001 chromosome 1, ASM1932011v1, whole genome shotgun sequence genomic window:
- the LOC136459036 gene encoding xyloglucan galactosyltransferase KATAMARI1 homolog, whose protein sequence is MVKPSAVSRPCFLLVTAAALWALTLYLRLLALISVPVAFTGRVASFVPADDMTNASGACGDPCRGRYVYVHDLRPRFNADIVRGCAAANDRWQGMCEDVRNAGLGRPLSGGALTGATGWYATHQFALDAIFHGRMRKYGCLTNDSSAAAAVFVPFYAGFEFARHIWGYDTAARDTASLDLVRWLVRRPEWRRAGGRDHFLVAGRTGWCDFRRDDHNSTWGTSLFLLPTVKNMTFLVVEMATMGWGNDLAVPYPTYFHPRTDSDVLRWQQRIRSSDRWWFMSFVGAARPSDPRSIRSQVMAQCGPSPACRQLGCAFGSAQCHYPGDIMVLFPSSTFCLQPPGDSASRRSTFDAMVAGCIPVFFQPRSAYLQYRWHLPRDHATYSVFISAEDVRSGNVSVEAELRKITPAAIEKMREEVIKLVPRLLYADPRYKLETVKDAFDLAVDGVLENGGNRGEPNRFLLPVNTCGGN, encoded by the exons ATGGTCAAACCCAGCGCCGTTTCCCGGCCTTGCTTCCTCCTCGTCACGGCCGCAGCGTTGTGGGCCTTGACACTCTACCTGCGCCTGCTCGCCCTCATAAGCGTGCCCGTCGCGTTCACGGGGCGCGTCGCGTCGTTCGTCCCGGCGGACGACATGACGAATGCCAGCGGCGCCTGCGGTGATCCCTGCCGCGGCCGGTACGTCTACGTCCACGACCTCCGGCCGCGGTTCAACGCTGACATTGTCCGCGGCTGCGCGGCGGCCAACGACCGGTGGCAGGGCATGTGCGAGGACGTGCGCAACGCCGGCCTGGGGAGGCCTCTCTCCGGCGGCGCGCTCACGGGCGCGACCGGGTGGTACGCCACGCACCAGTTCGCGCTGGACGCCATCTTCCACGGGCGGATGCGGAAGTACGGGTGCCTCACCAACGACTCCTCCGCGGCGGCCGCCGTGTTCGTCCCGTTCTACGCCGGCTTCGAGTTTGCTCGGCACATCTGGGGATACGACACCGCGGCCAGGGACACCGCCTCGCTCGACCTGGTGCGCTGGCTCGTGCGGCGGCCCGAGTGGCGCAGGGCGGGGGGCCGCGACCACTTCCTCGTGGCGGGGCGGACGGGGTG GTGCGACTTCCGCCGCGACGACCACAACTCCACCTGGGGCACGAGTCTTTTCCTGCTCCCGACCGTCAAGAACATGACCTTCCTCGTCGTGGAGATGGCCACCATGGGCTGGGGCAACGACCTGGCCGTGCCTTACCCTACCTACTTCCACCCACGCACGGACTCCGACGTACTGCGCTGGCAGCAGAGGATCCGGAGCTCCGACCGCTGGTGGTTCATGTCCTTCGTGGGCGCAGCGCGGCCGAGCGACCCGCGGTCCATCCGGTCGCAGGTGATGGCGCAGTGCGGCCCGTCGCCCGCGTGCCGGCAGCTGGGGTGCGCCTTCGGGAGCGCCCAGTGCCACTACCCGGGCGACATCATGGTGCTGTTCCCGAGCTCCACCTTCTGCCTCCAGCCGCCAGGGGACTCGGCGTCGCGGCGCTCCACGTTCGACGCCATGGTCGCCGGCTGCATCCCGGTGTTCTTCCAGCCGCGGTCGGCGTATCTCCAGTACAGGTGGCACCTGCCGAGGGACCACGCCACGTACTCGGTGTTCATATCGGCAGAGGACGTGCGCTCGGGGAATGTGAGCGTCGAGGCGGAGCTGAGGAAGATAACGCCGGCAGCAATAGAGAAGATGCGGGAGGAGGTCATCAAGCTCGTGCCAAGGCTGCTCTACGCTGACCCGAGATACAAGCTGGAGACGGTGAAGGATGCGTTCGACCTCGCCGTGGATGGCGTCTTAGAGAATGGCGGAAACAGAGGAGAGCCAAACAGGTTCCTACTGCCGGTGAACACCTGTGGAGGCAACTGA